A window of the Egibacter rhizosphaerae genome harbors these coding sequences:
- the atpH gene encoding ATP synthase F1 subunit delta yields MAARDTVSGYARALVAAAQAEGELERVADELFRFARTVQQSPELADALMNPGVGVGERLASVERLLEGRAHPVTVGCVLLVVQSGHARELAAVSEEAARLAAEESNRELAEVRTATELSADQRERLTNALERATGKTVDLKVIVDPEVVGGLVARVGDTVIDGTVAKRLADVRTRVTG; encoded by the coding sequence ATGGCCGCACGTGACACCGTGTCGGGCTACGCCCGGGCCCTGGTTGCCGCCGCGCAGGCCGAGGGCGAGCTCGAGCGCGTCGCGGACGAACTGTTCCGGTTCGCTCGCACCGTCCAGCAGTCCCCGGAACTCGCTGACGCGCTCATGAACCCCGGCGTGGGCGTCGGCGAGCGTCTGGCGAGCGTCGAACGCCTGCTCGAAGGCCGCGCGCACCCCGTGACGGTCGGATGCGTGCTGTTGGTGGTCCAATCGGGTCACGCGCGCGAGCTGGCCGCCGTCAGCGAGGAAGCCGCGCGGCTCGCGGCCGAGGAGAGCAACCGCGAGCTCGCCGAGGTGCGCACCGCGACCGAGCTATCGGCCGACCAGCGCGAGCGGCTCACCAACGCGCTGGAGCGTGCAACGGGGAAGACTGTCGATCTGAAGGTCATCGTCGATCCCGAGGTCGTGGGCGGACTCGTCGCGCGCGTCGGCGACACCGTGATCGATGGCACCGTGGCCAAGCGCCTCGCCGATGTCCGTACCCGTGTGACCGGCTGA
- the glyA gene encoding serine hydroxymethyltransferase produces MTTWGPDYDALERTDPELAAAIGDELHRQRTYLQLIASENFTTPEVLAAQGSVLTNKYAEGYPGRRYYGGCEHVDVAEELARDRLTALFGAEHANVQPHSGAQANMAAFTALGLEHGDTLMAMSLDHGGHLTHGAKVNFSGKWYEIAAYGVDPASEQIDYDEVRRLAREHRPKVILTGYTAYPRAIDFAAFREIADEVGAKLHVDAAHFCGLVAGGAHPDPVPYADMVTFTTHKTMRGPRGGAILCGQEYAKAVDKAVFPFLQGGPQMHSIAAKAVAFKQAAQPEFRDYAHQVVTNARALAEALEGHGVRIVAGGTDIHYLLADVSAVGEDDNGVEITGKVAEQRLDQAGITLNKNAIPFDPKPPMVASGVRVGVPSVTTQGMQTAEMREIATLIARVLQDEGEVGAVREEVTKLTGRFPVYV; encoded by the coding sequence ATGACCACCTGGGGACCCGACTACGACGCGCTCGAGCGGACCGACCCCGAGCTCGCGGCCGCGATCGGTGACGAACTGCACCGGCAGCGGACGTACCTGCAGCTGATCGCGAGCGAGAACTTCACCACGCCGGAGGTGCTCGCGGCGCAGGGCAGCGTGCTCACGAACAAGTACGCCGAGGGGTATCCGGGGCGCCGCTACTACGGCGGCTGCGAACACGTCGACGTGGCCGAGGAGCTCGCCCGGGACCGGCTGACCGCGCTCTTCGGGGCCGAGCACGCCAACGTGCAGCCGCACTCGGGGGCGCAGGCGAACATGGCCGCGTTCACGGCGCTCGGCCTGGAGCACGGCGACACCCTCATGGCGATGTCGCTCGACCACGGTGGCCACCTGACCCACGGCGCGAAGGTCAACTTCAGCGGCAAGTGGTACGAGATCGCGGCGTACGGCGTCGATCCCGCCTCCGAGCAGATCGACTACGACGAGGTCCGCCGGCTCGCCCGCGAGCACCGACCCAAGGTGATCCTCACCGGCTACACCGCCTACCCCCGGGCGATCGACTTCGCGGCGTTCCGTGAGATCGCCGACGAGGTCGGCGCGAAGCTCCACGTCGACGCTGCGCACTTCTGCGGGCTGGTCGCCGGCGGGGCGCACCCGGACCCGGTGCCGTACGCCGACATGGTCACGTTCACGACCCACAAGACGATGCGCGGGCCCCGCGGCGGCGCGATCCTCTGCGGGCAGGAGTACGCCAAGGCGGTGGACAAGGCGGTCTTCCCGTTCCTGCAGGGAGGGCCCCAGATGCACTCGATCGCCGCGAAGGCGGTCGCCTTCAAGCAGGCCGCCCAGCCGGAGTTCCGGGACTACGCGCACCAGGTCGTGACGAACGCCCGCGCGCTGGCCGAGGCCCTCGAGGGCCACGGCGTGCGGATCGTCGCCGGCGGCACCGACATCCACTACCTCCTCGCCGACGTGAGCGCGGTCGGCGAGGACGACAACGGGGTGGAGATCACCGGGAAGGTCGCCGAGCAGCGGCTCGACCAGGCCGGTATCACCCTCAACAAGAACGCGATCCCGTTCGATCCCAAGCCCCCGATGGTCGCCAGCGGCGTCCGGGTCGGTGTGCCGAGCGTCACCACCCAGGGGATGCAGACCGCCGAGATGCGGGAGATCGCCACGCTGATCGCGCGGGTCCTGCAAGACGAGGGCGAGGTCGGTGCGGTCCGCGAGGAGGTCACCAAGCTCACGGGCCGGTTCCCGGTCTACGTCTGA
- the atpA gene encoding F0F1 ATP synthase subunit alpha, producing the protein MTELRISPEDIVQSLSEQVAGYEPQVAREQVGRVIESGDGIARISGLPGVMANELLDFGTDHEGNELFGLALNLDTDSVGAVIFGESSSIEEGDEVTPTGHVLSVPVGDAYLGRVVDPLGRPLDGKGPLDPSKVDGRRGLEVQAPSVIERKPVEEPLQTGIKAIDAMTPIGRGQRQLIIGDRQVGKTAIGLDTILNQRTEWETRDPAQQVKCIYVAVGQKGSTVADVVDKLERYGGMEYTTVVSAPASAPAPFQYIAPYAGAAIGAHWMRQGQHALVVYDDLTKQADAYRQLSLLLRRPPGREAYPGDVFYLHSRLLERAAKLNDEEGGGSLTALPIIETKGGDVSAFIPTNVISITDGQIYLESDLFFQGVRPAINVGISVSRVGGSAQVKAMKKVAGSMRLDLAQYRELEAFAQFGSELDRASQRQLDRGARTVESLKQPQYQPLPVEEQIASIWSVGNGKLDDVPLPDVQRFERELRAYLRERHALLMRGLAEDGQLTDDRVEELDKAVDAFRETFQRSTPGTEEEPQEMEGLETLGSAGGAEDDDEA; encoded by the coding sequence ATGACCGAGTTGCGCATCTCACCAGAGGACATCGTCCAGTCCCTGTCCGAGCAGGTCGCCGGCTACGAACCGCAGGTCGCCCGCGAGCAGGTCGGGCGCGTCATCGAGTCGGGCGACGGGATCGCGCGGATCTCGGGCCTGCCCGGCGTGATGGCGAACGAGCTGCTCGACTTCGGGACCGACCACGAGGGCAACGAGCTGTTCGGCCTCGCGCTGAACCTCGACACCGACTCCGTCGGCGCGGTGATCTTCGGCGAGTCGAGCTCGATCGAGGAGGGCGACGAGGTCACGCCCACCGGCCACGTCCTCTCGGTGCCGGTCGGTGACGCCTACCTGGGCCGCGTGGTGGATCCCCTCGGCCGGCCGCTCGACGGGAAGGGGCCGCTGGACCCATCCAAGGTGGACGGGCGCCGCGGTCTCGAGGTCCAGGCCCCCTCGGTGATCGAGCGCAAGCCCGTGGAGGAGCCGCTGCAGACCGGCATCAAGGCGATCGACGCGATGACGCCGATCGGCCGCGGGCAGCGCCAGCTGATCATCGGCGACCGTCAGGTCGGCAAGACCGCGATCGGCCTCGACACCATCCTCAACCAGCGCACCGAGTGGGAGACCCGCGACCCCGCCCAGCAGGTCAAGTGCATCTACGTCGCGGTGGGACAGAAGGGCTCGACCGTCGCCGACGTCGTCGACAAGCTCGAGCGGTACGGGGGGATGGAGTACACCACGGTGGTCTCCGCGCCGGCGTCGGCGCCGGCCCCCTTCCAGTACATCGCACCCTACGCGGGCGCCGCGATCGGCGCGCACTGGATGCGTCAGGGCCAGCACGCCCTGGTCGTCTACGACGACCTCACCAAGCAGGCCGACGCCTACCGCCAGTTGTCGCTGCTCCTTCGACGTCCCCCGGGGCGCGAGGCCTACCCCGGCGACGTCTTCTACCTGCACTCCCGGTTGCTGGAGCGCGCCGCCAAGCTGAACGACGAGGAGGGCGGCGGGAGCCTCACCGCGCTGCCGATCATCGAGACCAAGGGCGGTGACGTCAGCGCGTTCATCCCGACGAACGTCATCTCGATCACCGACGGGCAGATCTACCTCGAGAGCGACCTCTTCTTCCAAGGGGTGCGCCCGGCGATCAACGTGGGGATCAGCGTCTCCCGCGTCGGGGGCTCGGCCCAGGTCAAGGCGATGAAGAAGGTCGCGGGGTCGATGCGCCTCGACCTGGCGCAGTACCGCGAGCTCGAGGCGTTCGCGCAGTTCGGCTCGGAGCTCGACCGCGCCAGCCAGCGCCAGCTCGACCGCGGGGCCCGCACGGTCGAGAGCCTCAAGCAGCCCCAGTACCAGCCGCTGCCCGTCGAGGAGCAGATCGCCTCGATCTGGTCGGTCGGCAACGGCAAGCTGGACGACGTCCCGCTGCCCGACGTACAGCGGTTCGAGCGCGAGCTGCGCGCGTACCTGCGGGAGCGCCACGCCCTGCTGATGCGCGGGCTCGCCGAGGACGGCCAGCTCACCGACGACCGCGTCGAGGAGCTCGACAAGGCCGTCGACGCGTTCCGCGAGACCTTCCAGCGGTCCACGCCCGGGACCGAGGAGGAGCCCCAGGAGATGGAGGGCCTCGAAACGCTGGGCTCCGCCGGTGGAGCCGAGGACGACGACGAGGCCTAG
- the atpE gene encoding ATP synthase F0 subunit C: MENPGLIYGLAAIGPGVGLGILIGKAIEAMARQPEAIGIVRTNMFIGIAVIEALALLGFVLVFAV, translated from the coding sequence ATGGAGAACCCAGGGCTCATCTACGGCCTGGCCGCGATTGGCCCGGGCGTCGGCCTCGGTATCCTCATCGGGAAGGCCATCGAGGCGATGGCGCGCCAGCCGGAGGCGATCGGCATCGTCCGGACCAACATGTTCATCGGCATCGCGGTGATCGAGGCGCTGGCGCTGCTCGGCTTCGTCCTCGTGTTCGCGGTCTAG
- the atpD gene encoding F0F1 ATP synthase subunit beta yields the protein MTETATPPAEQQLEDGRIAAVIGPVIDVQFPSGSLPEIHYALHFDAGSGDEQRTLTAEVAQHIGHDTVRAVVMQPTDGVVRGAPVRNTGAPISVPVGPGILGHVYNVLGETLDVDQSEIEPDAWWPIHREAPPFEELEPQSKIFETGLKVIDLVEPYIEGGKVGMFGGAGVGKTVIIQEMIKRVADEHGGVSLFAGVGERTREGNDLILEMEDAGVLPKTALVFGQMDEPPGVRLRVALSALTMAEYFRDVSRQDVLLFIDNIFRFVQAGMEVSTLLGRMPSAVGYQPTLANEMGQLQERITSTKGRSVTSLQAVYVPADDITDPAPHATFAHLDAQTVLSRQISELGIYPAVDPLDSTSRALEPQIVGQRHYDVAVRTQEILQRYKDLQDIIAILGMDELTEEDKVTVQRARKIQRFFSQPMYVAEQFTGQAGVTVPREETVEAFGAICDGEFDDVPEQAFYMVGGVEDVQARAKQLREE from the coding sequence ATGACCGAGACCGCAACGCCTCCCGCGGAGCAGCAGCTCGAGGACGGCCGGATCGCCGCCGTGATCGGGCCGGTGATCGACGTGCAGTTCCCGAGCGGGTCACTGCCCGAGATCCACTACGCCCTGCACTTCGACGCCGGCAGCGGGGACGAGCAGCGCACCCTCACGGCCGAGGTGGCGCAGCACATCGGCCACGACACCGTTCGCGCCGTCGTGATGCAGCCCACCGACGGGGTGGTGCGCGGCGCTCCGGTGCGCAACACCGGCGCGCCGATCAGCGTCCCGGTCGGGCCGGGGATCCTCGGTCACGTCTACAACGTCCTCGGTGAGACGCTCGACGTGGACCAGTCGGAGATCGAGCCCGACGCCTGGTGGCCGATCCATCGCGAGGCGCCGCCCTTCGAGGAGCTCGAGCCGCAGTCGAAGATCTTCGAGACCGGTCTCAAGGTCATCGACCTGGTCGAGCCCTACATCGAGGGCGGCAAGGTCGGCATGTTCGGCGGCGCGGGCGTCGGCAAGACCGTGATCATCCAGGAGATGATCAAGCGGGTCGCCGACGAGCACGGTGGCGTGAGCCTGTTCGCCGGCGTGGGCGAGCGCACCCGCGAGGGCAACGACCTCATCCTCGAGATGGAGGACGCCGGCGTCCTGCCGAAGACCGCGCTCGTGTTCGGGCAGATGGACGAGCCGCCGGGCGTGCGCCTGCGCGTCGCCCTGTCGGCCCTGACGATGGCGGAGTACTTCCGCGACGTCTCGCGTCAGGACGTCCTGCTCTTCATCGACAACATCTTCCGGTTCGTGCAGGCCGGGATGGAGGTGTCAACGCTGCTCGGCCGCATGCCGAGCGCCGTGGGCTACCAGCCGACGCTGGCCAACGAGATGGGGCAGCTCCAGGAGCGGATCACCTCGACCAAGGGTCGCTCGGTGACGAGCCTGCAGGCCGTGTACGTGCCCGCGGACGACATCACCGACCCGGCGCCTCACGCCACGTTCGCCCACCTCGACGCGCAGACCGTGCTGTCGCGCCAGATCTCCGAGTTGGGCATCTACCCGGCGGTCGATCCCCTCGACTCGACCTCCCGGGCGCTGGAGCCGCAGATCGTCGGGCAGCGGCACTACGACGTGGCGGTGCGCACCCAGGAGATCCTGCAGCGCTACAAGGATCTCCAGGACATCATCGCCATCCTCGGTATGGACGAGCTCACCGAGGAGGACAAGGTCACCGTCCAGCGGGCGCGGAAGATCCAGCGCTTCTTCAGCCAGCCGATGTACGTTGCGGAGCAGTTCACCGGGCAGGCCGGTGTGACGGTGCCGCGCGAGGAGACCGTCGAGGCCTTCGGTGCCATCTGCGACGGTGAGTTCGACGACGTACCCGAGCAGGCCTTCTACATGGTCGGGGGCGTCGAGGACGTCCAGGCCAGGGCCAAGCAGCTGCGCGAGGAGTAG
- the rpiB gene encoding ribose 5-phosphate isomerase B produces MTARIAIGSDHAGVELKDHLVAWLREAGYEPIDHGTHGSESVDYPPVMAGVARSVVAGEADRGIVIGGSGQGEQLAANKVRGVRAALCNDLYTARLARAHNDANVLAVGARVVGTGLAEEIVERWLTTPFEGGRHTRRVEQIHDIEAEETR; encoded by the coding sequence ATGACCGCACGGATTGCGATCGGCAGCGACCACGCGGGCGTGGAGCTGAAGGATCACCTCGTGGCCTGGCTGCGCGAGGCCGGCTACGAGCCGATCGATCACGGTACCCACGGCTCCGAGTCCGTCGATTACCCACCGGTCATGGCGGGTGTTGCCCGTTCGGTTGTGGCCGGCGAGGCGGATCGTGGCATCGTGATCGGAGGCAGCGGCCAAGGAGAGCAGTTGGCCGCGAACAAGGTTCGCGGCGTCCGGGCCGCGCTCTGCAACGACCTGTACACCGCCCGCTTGGCGCGGGCGCACAATGACGCGAACGTGCTCGCCGTCGGCGCGCGTGTGGTCGGCACGGGGCTCGCCGAGGAGATCGTCGAGCGCTGGCTCACCACCCCGTTCGAGGGTGGACGTCACACGCGACGCGTCGAGCAGATCCACGACATCGAAGCCGAGGAGACGAGATGA
- the atpB gene encoding F0F1 ATP synthase subunit A — MTFTSLPVLAAAEWGGEFEGALDDINALFDFPPVIELSIAGLDLSINRTILIAWFMTLVVAVLFGLAFRKPEIVPGKLQAACEAIVDFVRNGIALEIIGQRGLKFVPLLTTMLVTIFLLNLAKITPFIMMPPTSRMAWPFFFALLAWVIYLVVGFREHGVLGYLKQNAFPEGVPKVAYVLITPIELLTVIVLRPFTLAIRLFANMVAGHILVVLTLVAIHVFLHPAQGFGIGIGVFALAASPVVFAFELLIISLQAYIFTLLTAVYIDSSLEAH, encoded by the coding sequence GTGACGTTCACGTCCCTGCCGGTCCTGGCGGCTGCCGAGTGGGGCGGGGAGTTCGAGGGCGCGCTCGACGACATCAACGCGCTCTTCGACTTCCCGCCGGTCATCGAGCTCTCGATCGCGGGCCTCGACCTGTCGATCAACCGCACGATCCTGATCGCGTGGTTCATGACGCTCGTGGTCGCGGTGCTGTTCGGACTGGCGTTCCGCAAGCCCGAGATCGTTCCCGGCAAGCTTCAGGCCGCCTGCGAAGCGATCGTGGACTTCGTCCGCAACGGGATCGCGCTGGAGATCATCGGCCAGCGGGGGCTCAAGTTCGTGCCCTTGCTGACCACGATGCTCGTCACGATCTTCCTGCTGAACCTGGCGAAGATCACGCCGTTCATCATGATGCCGCCCACCTCCCGGATGGCCTGGCCCTTCTTCTTCGCGTTGCTGGCCTGGGTCATCTACCTGGTGGTGGGGTTCCGCGAGCACGGCGTGCTGGGTTATCTCAAGCAGAACGCCTTCCCCGAGGGCGTACCGAAGGTCGCGTACGTGCTCATCACGCCGATCGAGCTGCTGACGGTCATCGTCCTGCGCCCGTTCACCCTGGCGATCCGACTCTTTGCGAACATGGTGGCCGGCCACATCCTGGTCGTGCTGACCCTGGTGGCCATCCACGTCTTCCTGCACCCGGCGCAGGGCTTCGGGATCGGCATCGGCGTGTTCGCGCTCGCCGCCTCCCCGGTGGTGTTCGCCTTCGAGCTCTTGATCATCAGCCTGCAGGCCTACATTTTCACCCTGCTGACAGCGGTGTACATCGACAGTTCCTTGGAAGCGCACTGA
- a CDS encoding L-threonylcarbamoyladenylate synthase encodes MSDVLPADDPATTERLTAELRAGLLVVAPAEHTYAVIADGFTPTATRRLLRARGAGRNRPVPVAIRTPYQITAVAQDVGDAARALMDAFWPGPLTLVLRAVPGLGVDLGNARGTIQVRMPSEPLLDELIAELGPLALTGAHRRGRARPSTVEEAREELGDSAAVYADGGPREGPLSTIVDARGDRVAVLREGELDTDAVRDVVGADRLVAPARAPATGEQGAADLPAPDDPPARDGATERTADPAAPDGATERTPSASEDPVADEASNAEEDER; translated from the coding sequence GTGAGCGATGTGCTGCCGGCGGACGATCCCGCGACCACCGAACGGCTGACCGCCGAGCTGCGGGCCGGCCTGCTCGTCGTGGCGCCCGCGGAGCACACGTACGCGGTCATCGCGGACGGGTTTACCCCGACCGCGACGCGTCGTCTGCTGCGGGCCCGCGGGGCCGGCCGCAACCGTCCCGTGCCGGTCGCCATCCGGACGCCCTACCAGATCACGGCGGTCGCACAGGACGTGGGTGACGCGGCCCGGGCGCTGATGGACGCGTTCTGGCCGGGCCCGCTGACCCTGGTCCTGCGGGCGGTCCCGGGGCTGGGCGTCGACCTCGGCAACGCCCGCGGCACGATCCAGGTCCGCATGCCGTCTGAGCCCCTGCTCGACGAGCTCATCGCTGAGCTCGGGCCACTGGCGCTCACCGGCGCGCACCGCAGGGGTCGTGCCCGGCCGAGCACCGTGGAGGAAGCCCGCGAGGAGCTCGGTGACAGCGCCGCCGTCTATGCTGACGGCGGTCCGCGCGAGGGTCCGCTGTCCACGATCGTCGATGCGCGCGGTGACCGGGTCGCGGTCCTGCGCGAGGGTGAGCTCGACACCGATGCCGTGCGCGACGTTGTGGGCGCCGACCGACTCGTGGCGCCCGCCAGGGCGCCAGCCACCGGCGAGCAGGGCGCCGCGGACCTACCGGCGCCCGACGACCCACCGGCGCGCGATGGCGCCACCGAGCGCACGGCGGACCCAGCGGCGCCCGATGGCGCCACCGAGCGCACGCCGAGTGCCTCCGAGGACCCGGTGGCAGACGAGGCGTCGAACGCCGAGGAAGATGAGCGATGA
- a CDS encoding F0F1 ATP synthase subunit gamma: MAGAGDLRILRRRIRSVQSTQKITRAMELIAASRITRARQAVELARPYAQGMLRVIRDLAGEQEALATHPMMKPRQEIRRVAVLVICSDRGLAGAYNANILRRADRLIAEERNAGREVDLYLVGRRAETHYRYRGERPTQIWTGVSDRPTYDDAERIIEPLVEAYVAGQIDRLWLAYTDFRSALTQVTTTATVLPIDPEQFGGGEGFPPAFAFEPDPETLLDRLIPRFAEHQLYAALLESSASEHASRQRAMKAATDNAGEMIENLTREANAARQAAITTEISEIVGGAEALAAAE, translated from the coding sequence ATGGCAGGGGCAGGCGATCTGCGGATCCTCCGGCGACGCATCCGGAGCGTGCAGTCGACCCAGAAGATCACCCGCGCGATGGAGTTGATCGCCGCGAGCCGCATCACCCGTGCCCGGCAGGCCGTGGAACTCGCTCGCCCCTACGCACAGGGCATGCTCCGCGTCATCCGCGACCTCGCCGGTGAGCAGGAGGCGCTCGCCACGCACCCGATGATGAAGCCCCGTCAGGAGATCCGCCGGGTCGCCGTCCTGGTGATCTGCTCCGACCGGGGCCTGGCGGGGGCGTACAACGCGAACATCCTCCGCCGCGCGGACCGTCTCATCGCCGAGGAGCGGAACGCCGGCCGCGAGGTGGACCTCTACCTCGTCGGTCGCCGCGCCGAGACCCACTACCGGTACCGGGGAGAGCGGCCGACGCAGATCTGGACGGGCGTGAGCGACCGGCCCACCTACGACGACGCCGAGCGGATCATCGAGCCGTTGGTCGAGGCCTACGTCGCGGGGCAGATCGACCGGTTGTGGTTGGCGTACACGGACTTCCGCTCCGCGCTCACGCAGGTCACCACCACCGCGACCGTGCTGCCCATCGACCCCGAGCAGTTCGGCGGGGGCGAGGGCTTCCCCCCCGCCTTCGCGTTCGAGCCCGACCCCGAGACGCTGCTCGACCGGTTGATCCCGCGCTTCGCCGAGCACCAGCTCTACGCCGCGCTGCTGGAGTCGTCGGCGTCGGAGCACGCGAGCCGCCAGCGCGCGATGAAGGCCGCGACCGACAACGCCGGCGAGATGATCGAGAACCTGACCCGCGAAGCCAACGCGGCCCGCCAGGCCGCCATCACGACCGAGATCAGCGAGATCGTCGGCGGCGCCGAGGCGCTCGCCGCAGCCGAGTGA
- a CDS encoding AtpZ/AtpI family protein: MSHSTEAGSAGSAGTVVPAGDAGGDGHARDDTSRGADWRGVDQGSVMSGELLSGLLIWGGVGWLLDSWLGTGPWLFVIGALVGNGTGLWLMWWRSTHTPAAAGTGRDGGEGRTGAPTIPPGADAAAGRSPLRRALTRVCWGRRA; this comes from the coding sequence ATGTCCCATTCCACCGAAGCCGGCTCTGCCGGGTCCGCCGGGACGGTCGTCCCCGCCGGTGACGCCGGCGGGGACGGGCACGCCCGCGACGACACCAGCCGGGGGGCCGACTGGCGCGGTGTCGACCAGGGCTCCGTGATGTCCGGCGAGCTGCTGTCCGGCCTGCTCATCTGGGGCGGGGTCGGCTGGCTGCTGGACTCGTGGCTCGGCACGGGCCCGTGGCTCTTCGTGATCGGTGCCCTGGTCGGAAACGGCACGGGGCTGTGGCTGATGTGGTGGCGCAGCACGCACACGCCCGCGGCCGCGGGTACCGGTCGCGACGGCGGTGAAGGACGAACGGGGGCGCCGACGATCCCGCCAGGAGCGGACGCTGCGGCGGGGCGCTCTCCCCTGCGACGGGCCCTGACCCGCGTGTGCTGGGGTCGGCGAGCGTGA
- the atpF gene encoding F0F1 ATP synthase subunit B — protein MFAIHAMPVLAQDEGLVLLPDTAELIWGVVAFAILMAFMSWFVFPRLNQGLETRQQAVQSSLEDAERAKHEAEEARREYQARIDEARQEADRILQEAREQAEEVRREAASRGEEEARQIVERAREDIEAERSRLVSELRGQVATLAVDLAGRIVEKEIDADRHTELVDRYIDELVGSN, from the coding sequence ATGTTCGCGATCCACGCAATGCCCGTGCTGGCCCAGGACGAGGGCCTCGTCCTGCTCCCGGACACCGCAGAGCTGATCTGGGGCGTCGTCGCCTTCGCCATCCTGATGGCGTTCATGTCGTGGTTCGTCTTCCCGCGCCTCAACCAGGGGCTCGAGACGCGGCAGCAGGCCGTGCAGTCGAGCCTCGAGGACGCCGAGCGGGCCAAGCACGAGGCCGAGGAGGCCCGGCGCGAGTACCAGGCACGCATCGACGAGGCGCGCCAGGAGGCCGACCGCATTCTGCAGGAAGCCCGCGAGCAGGCTGAAGAGGTCCGCCGTGAGGCCGCGAGCCGCGGCGAGGAGGAGGCGCGTCAGATCGTCGAGCGTGCCCGCGAGGACATCGAGGCCGAGCGCAGCCGCCTTGTGAGTGAACTGCGCGGGCAGGTCGCCACGCTGGCCGTCGACCTGGCGGGCAGGATCGTGGAGAAGGAGATCGACGCCGACCGCCACACCGAGCTCGTGGACCGCTACATCGACGAGCTCGTGGGGTCCAACTAG